In a genomic window of Scyliorhinus torazame isolate Kashiwa2021f chromosome 5, sScyTor2.1, whole genome shotgun sequence:
- the LOC140418385 gene encoding uncharacterized protein, translating into MEKPWKCGDCGMGCNSPSELETHQRIHTGERPFTCSVCGKGFTRSSNLLTHQLVHTDQRPFKCADCEKSFKSRNDLLTHQRTHTGERPFTCSVCGKGFTRSSHLLTHQLVHTDQRPFKCADCGKSFKSRKDLLIHQRTHTGDRPFNCSMCGKGYTRSSNLLTHQLVHTDQRPFKCADCEKSFKSRNNLLLHQRTHTGERPFTCLECGKGFNASSNLRAHYQVHSDQRPFKCADCGKSFKSRKDLLIHQRTHTGERPFTSLECGKGFNDLSNLRAHHQVHSDQRPFKCADCEKSIKNRKYLLTHQRTHTGERPFTCSVCGKGFTRSFHLLRHQLVHTDERPFKCADCEKSFKSRMDLLSHQRTHTGERPFTCLECGKGFTRLSFLLSHQLVHTDQRHFKCSDCEKSFKRKSNLLKHQHTHTGERGHSPAPCVRRDSHVHPSFCNTNEFTLDRDRTLDPCVTRNLLGHPT; encoded by the coding sequence atggagaaaccatggaaatgtggggactgtgggatgggatgcaattccccgtctgaattggaaactcatcaacgtattcacactggggaaaggccgttcacctgctcggtgtgtggtaagggattcactcggtcatcaaacctcctgacacaccaacttgttcatactgatcagagaccgtttaaatgtgctgactgtgagaagagctttaaaagcagaaatgatttactgacacatcaacgcactcacactggggagaggccattcacctgctccgtgtgtgggaagggattcactcggtcatcccacctcctgacacaccaacttgttcatactgatcagagaccttttaaatgtgctgactgtggaaagagctttaaaagcagaaaggatttactgatacatcaacgcactcacactggggataggccatTCAACTGCTCgatgtgtgggaagggatacactcggtcatcaaacctcctgacacaccaacttgttcatactgatcagagaccgtttaaatgtgctgactgtgagaagagctttaaaagcagaaataatttactgttacatcaacgcactcacactggggagaggccattcacctgtttggaatgtgggaagggatttaatgcatcgtcaaacctccgggctcactatcaggttcactctgaccagagaccttttaaatgtgctgactgtggaaagagctttaaaagcagaaaggatttactgatacatcaacgcactcacactggggagaggccgttcaccagtttggaatgtgggaagggatttaatgatttgtcaaacctccgggctcaccatcaggttcactctgaccagagaccgtttaaatgtgctgactgtgaaaagagcattAAAAACAGAAAGtatttactgacacatcaacgcactcacactggggagaggccattcacctgctccgtgtgtgggaagggattcactcgatcattccacctcctgagacaccaacttgttcatactgatgagagaccttttaaatgtgctgactgtgagaagagctttaaaagcagaatggATTTACtgtcacatcaacgcactcacactggggagaggccattcacctgtttggaatgtgggaagggattcactcgattatCATTCCTCCTGagccaccaacttgttcatactgatcagagacattttaaatgttctgactgtgagaagagctttaaaaggaaaagcaatttgctgaaacaccaacacactcacactggggaaagaggccattcacctgctccgtgtgtgagaagagattcacatgttcatcccagcttctgcaacaccaacgagttcacactggacagagaccgtacacttgacccgtgtgtgacaagaaatttactcggtcatcccacctga